In Blastopirellula sediminis, the following proteins share a genomic window:
- a CDS encoding TolC family protein, which yields MNFKQRASLQCIVAGAVACVLLSAFSGCSIPKLCCAQKGAPLPYEFNGETTSESSAQIGIEEFFDDRVLTQLMAQGLVANQELKIRNQEIRMASNEIMARRGAILPFVTVGARGGMERTSKFTPLGAAEEQLTYPVGGKFPDPLPNVGLTANLFWRIDIWRELRNARDAAMQRYVEAVEVRNYFVTQLVAEIATSYYELAALDKRLQYLNQTIAIQKQSLDVAQAQKDAGRGTELGVQRFLAEVRKNESQLLIVKQEIIETENKINFLLGRYPQPVPRTEWDFIVLDSQVLEVGVPAQLLANRRDIRAAEREVGASGLDVLVARARFFPRFDITAGVGYEAFNPRYLFDPGAFIANAAGELVAPLINKSAIKADYLNANARQLQAIYDYQRTVLNAYTEVINAITKVENYRRSVQIKQGQVAALEQSVNVATDLFQNARAEYVDVLFSQRDLLEARTDLIETKQQQLAAIVKAYQALGGGYLWSSTGMTWLDVYCEPLLIQPDEVIMPPMPEDALELPSPDDAPPMPPAPAGQPMAPPAVDPMELSQPGDVSLQPAYADPIWANNPGPIVPNPHQPVSYFQPAAYPAPVVIENPLRP from the coding sequence GTGAATTTCAAACAGCGTGCGTCGCTGCAATGCATCGTCGCAGGCGCGGTCGCTTGCGTCCTGTTGTCGGCCTTCTCTGGGTGTTCGATCCCGAAGCTCTGTTGCGCCCAAAAGGGAGCCCCGCTTCCGTACGAATTCAACGGCGAGACGACCTCTGAAAGTTCGGCTCAGATCGGCATCGAAGAGTTCTTCGATGACCGGGTGCTGACCCAGTTGATGGCTCAGGGGCTCGTCGCCAACCAGGAGTTGAAGATCCGGAATCAAGAGATCCGGATGGCCAGCAATGAAATCATGGCCCGGCGCGGCGCCATCCTGCCGTTCGTGACGGTGGGAGCTCGCGGCGGTATGGAACGGACCAGCAAGTTCACCCCGCTCGGCGCCGCGGAAGAGCAGCTGACCTACCCGGTCGGCGGCAAGTTCCCCGATCCGCTGCCCAACGTCGGCCTGACCGCCAACCTGTTCTGGCGAATCGACATCTGGCGTGAACTCCGCAACGCTCGCGACGCCGCGATGCAGCGCTACGTCGAAGCGGTCGAAGTCCGAAATTACTTCGTGACCCAACTGGTCGCCGAAATCGCCACGAGCTACTACGAGCTGGCGGCGCTCGACAAGCGGTTGCAGTACCTGAATCAAACGATCGCAATTCAGAAGCAAAGCCTCGACGTGGCGCAGGCCCAGAAGGACGCCGGACGCGGCACCGAACTTGGCGTGCAACGGTTTCTGGCCGAAGTTCGCAAAAACGAAAGCCAATTGTTGATCGTCAAACAGGAGATCATCGAAACGGAAAACAAGATCAACTTCCTCCTCGGTCGTTATCCGCAACCGGTGCCGCGCACCGAGTGGGACTTCATTGTGCTTGACTCGCAGGTCCTTGAGGTCGGCGTGCCGGCTCAATTGCTCGCCAATCGCCGCGACATTCGCGCCGCCGAACGTGAAGTGGGCGCGTCGGGACTCGACGTCCTGGTCGCTCGGGCTCGCTTCTTCCCGCGCTTCGACATCACCGCCGGCGTCGGTTACGAGGCCTTCAATCCTCGCTACCTGTTCGATCCAGGCGCCTTTATCGCCAACGCCGCCGGCGAGCTAGTCGCGCCGCTGATCAACAAGTCGGCGATCAAGGCGGACTACCTGAACGCCAACGCTCGTCAGCTGCAAGCGATCTACGACTACCAACGTACCGTGCTGAACGCATACACCGAAGTGATCAACGCGATTACCAAGGTCGAGAACTACCGCCGCAGCGTTCAAATCAAGCAAGGTCAGGTCGCGGCCCTCGAACAATCGGTCAACGTGGCGACCGACCTGTTCCAGAACGCTCGCGCCGAATACGTCGATGTTCTGTTCTCGCAACGCGACTTGCTGGAAGCGAGAACCGATTTGATCGAAACGAAGCAGCAGCAGTTGGCGGCGATCGTCAAAGCGTATCAGGCCCTCGGCGGCGGCTACTTGTGGTCGAGCACCGGCATGACCTGGTTGGACGTCTATTGCGAACCGCTCCTCATCCAACCGGATGAAGTGATCATGCCGCCGATGCCGGAAGACGCGCTCGAACTGCCGTCGCCGGACGACGCTCCGCCGATGCCGCCGGCCCCGGCCGGACAACCGATGGCGCCGCCGGCGGTCGATCCGATGGAATTGTCGCAGCCGGGAGACGTCAGCTTGCAGCCGGCTTACGCCGACCCGATCTGGGCGAACAACCCAGGTCCGATTGTTCCCAATCCCCATCAGCCGGTTTCCTACTTTCAACCGGCCGCTTACCCGGCCCCGGTTGTGATTGAAAACCCGCTTCGTCCGTAG
- a CDS encoding methyltransferase — protein MQSAPNRRSALDRPATDPSPIFENFRGMHASELLTAAVAHFDLFGRLQQGSLDFQSLRLALQLEERPAVVLLTALKAMGLLQELDGQVSLTDLAAEHLVPGGPFDCGDYVGLAAQTPGVLTMVRLLKTNRPLGSDEGEEGGAAFIYRDGMKSAMEAEDSARHFTLALAGRAKNVAPYLADAVSMQDAKLLLDVGGGTGIYSHALLQKNPNLQAIVFDRPQVLKIADQMTQEYGVADRCQLVSGDMFADPLPEGADVILLSNILHDWDKPECQLLVNRCAAALPPGGRLLIHDVFLNDALDGPLPIALYSASLFSFTEGRAYSGAEYREMLETAGLTPQPIQPTLVHCGVLAGVK, from the coding sequence ATGCAATCTGCCCCCAACCGCCGCTCGGCTCTTGATCGCCCCGCGACCGATCCGTCTCCCATCTTCGAAAACTTTCGGGGGATGCACGCGTCCGAACTGTTGACCGCGGCAGTCGCGCACTTCGATCTCTTCGGTCGACTGCAACAAGGATCGCTCGACTTTCAATCGCTTCGTCTGGCGCTTCAGCTGGAAGAACGTCCGGCCGTCGTGCTGCTGACCGCGCTCAAAGCGATGGGGCTCCTGCAGGAGCTCGACGGTCAGGTGTCGCTGACCGATCTGGCGGCAGAGCATCTCGTGCCGGGAGGTCCGTTCGACTGCGGCGACTATGTCGGCCTGGCGGCGCAGACGCCTGGCGTACTGACGATGGTTCGCCTCTTGAAGACGAATCGTCCGCTCGGTAGCGATGAGGGCGAAGAAGGAGGCGCCGCGTTCATCTATCGCGACGGAATGAAGTCGGCGATGGAAGCGGAGGACTCGGCGCGGCACTTTACGCTCGCGCTCGCTGGTCGCGCCAAGAACGTCGCGCCCTATCTGGCCGACGCGGTTTCAATGCAAGACGCGAAGCTGCTGCTCGACGTTGGGGGTGGGACTGGCATCTACTCGCACGCTCTGCTCCAGAAGAACCCCAATCTTCAGGCGATCGTCTTCGATCGCCCGCAGGTCTTGAAGATCGCCGATCAAATGACCCAGGAGTACGGCGTCGCCGATCGTTGCCAACTGGTCAGCGGCGACATGTTCGCCGATCCGTTGCCGGAAGGGGCGGACGTGATCCTGCTGTCGAACATCCTCCACGATTGGGACAAGCCGGAGTGTCAGCTATTGGTTAACCGCTGCGCCGCAGCCCTTCCGCCCGGCGGACGACTGTTGATTCATGACGTCTTCTTGAACGACGCCCTCGACGGCCCGCTACCGATCGCACTCTATTCGGCCTCGCTCTTTTCCTTCACCGAAGGAAGAGCCTATAGCGGCGCTGAATATCGCGAGATGCTTGAGACAGCCGGATTAACGCCGCAGCCGATACAGCCGACGCTCGTTCACTGCGGCGTATTGGCCGGGGTGAAATAG